GCGTCGGCGATCGCTTTCTCCTGCACCTTGAAGAGCGCCAGGCGCGCCATCAGTTCTTCAATCTCGTGCGGGACGGCGGGCACGACGGCCTCGGTCGTCACCTGCACGCTGACGTCGGCATCCACCTGGTCGCGCTCGCCGCGGGCGCGGGCCGCGCCGACTGCATCGCTGGTGATACGCAGGCGCAGCGCGCGCAGCGCGGGCGCATGGGCGGCTTCGGCGGCGACCAGCGTCTCGATCATGACGCGAATGGGGCGGGTGGAATCCAGCGGCCCGAGGCGCACCATGGTGTCGGTCGGCGCGCAGCGCGCGATGTCCGGCGTGAGCCGGAAGATCGACTGGATTTTGACGGATGCGTGCGCGTTGACGGTCAACTGCACATCGCGGGCCACCATGCCGGTCAGGTCGGCAAAGCGCTGCTGGAAGATCTCCGGCAGTTTGGCGGGGGACGATACGAGGGTGCAGTAGCCGCCGCTGCGCGAGGCCATCTCCTCAAGCAGCGTGTCGTTCCACTCGGTGCCCAGGCCGAACAGAGTCAACCCGATCTTTTCGCCGGCCGCCAGCGTGGCGGCTTCGAGGCAGCCGGCTTCGTCGCCATAGGTGTTGCCATCGGTCAACAGGATGATGTGGTCCGCCGTGCGCGCGTCGCGCCATTGCTGCACCTGGGCCAAGCCTGCTTTGAGGCCGTGCAGCAGCTCCGTGCCGCCGCTGGCGTGGATGGCCCGCACGCGCTCGCGCGCCAGGCTGCGCGTTGCCGAGCGGTCGCCGTCGATCACCACATGGGCGCGGTCGCTGAAGGCCACCACCGACACGGTATCCTCCGGCGACAACTGGTCGATGACGTAGATGGCCGCCTGCTGGGCGTGCTGCAGCCGCTCGCCGTCCATCGACAGGCTGTGGTCGAGCACGAAGCAGAGGTTGATCGGCGGGCGGGCCGGGAGGTTGGCGGCGCTCTGAATCTCGACCAGCACGCACAGCGACTGGGGTTCGGGGATAGCGGGCAGCGCCGCCGCGCTGGTCAGCACGCGCAGGCCGAGCCGCGCTGCGGGGCGTGCCTGATCGGGCAGCGCGGCATCGTACAGCGCGCGGCGGCGCGCGTCGTTGAGCGTCTCGTACGCTTCTTGCAGCGCCTGGAACTGTTTGGTGGCGTCGGCGCGATCGCTGGTGTCGGGGTGGACCGCTTTGACGTGCTGCCGGTAGGCGCGCCGGATCTGGTCGTCCGTGGCGTCGCGCGACACACCGAGTATATCGTAGTAAGTCGCTGGTTCGGCCATCGGGTATCCGGCTCGTGGAATCAGGAGCGCATGACGATTACGGCGGTGATGTTGTCCGGGCCGCCGCCCTGGTTGGCCCGATCAATCAGGCTCTGGCAGGCGGTCTGCGGGTCATCCGACTCGCGCAGGATGCGCTCCAGGTCGCCAGGCTCGACGTGGCCCCAGAGGCCGTCGGAGCAGATCAGCAGCCGGCTGCCGGGCGGGAACGGCTCAAACTCAAAGTCCACTTCCAGGTCGTCGGCCTGGCCCACGGCGCGCAGCAGGAAGTTGCGGCGCGGATCGACGGCCGCCTCTTCCGGCGTGGCCTGGCCCATCTCGACGAGCCGCGCCACGAACGAGTGATCGCGCGTGGCCTGTGTGACGACGCCGTCGCGGCAGATATAGGCGCGGCTGTCGCCGACATGGGCGATGGCGAGCATGTCCTCGATCGCCAGCGCGGCCGTCAGGGTGGTGCCCGAACCGGGCAGTTCGTTGCGCACGCGGTCGTGCGCCGCCAGCACGGCGCTCTGCATGGCGTCGCCCAGCGGCCCGCCGGCGGGCTGCCCGTTCATGGCGGGCGCGACCAGGCGGCGCATCAATTCATCGAGCACCGTGCGCGCCGCCGTCTGGCTGGCGAGCTCGCCGCGATCATGGCCGCCCATGCCGTCCGCGACGATGAACGCGCCGATCGATTGGCGGCGGTTGTCCTGCTCGAAATCGACGACCAGCGTGACCAGCGCATCCTCGTTGATCTCGCGCTGACAGCCCAGGTCGCTCAGGGAGCCGATGCGCGCCCACGGGCGGCGCAGCGGTTCCGGGGGGGCGACCGGCGCGGTGCCGCTGCCCACGACGGCGGGGCCGTCTATGCCCTGAATATCGTCCATCGTGATGGTTTCCTTCTTGGCGCGATTGAACAGGAAATCAAACATGAGATCCGTCGCTGGCGTCCGGCGGGTTCAGGCCGGTAACGCATATACAAAGTGATCAGCGCTGGCGATGTACACACGCCCGTCACTGACCACGGGCGATGACATCACCATGCCGCCGGTGCGGTGCACCCAGCGCGGGCGGCCGGTGCGCCGCTCCAGCGCGTGCACGCGCCCATCCTCGCTGCCGAAGTAGACACTGTCGGCGGTCACGGCCGGCGACGAGGCGATCTGCCCGCCGACCGTGGCCTTCCACTGCTGGCGGCCGCTGTGCGTGTCAAGCGCATACACGTTGCCGTCCGCCGAGCCGATGTAGACCTTGTCATCCAGAATGGCGGGCGATGAGACGAC
The sequence above is a segment of the Chloroflexota bacterium genome. Coding sequences within it:
- a CDS encoding VWA domain-containing protein, with amino-acid sequence MAEPATYYDILGVSRDATDDQIRRAYRQHVKAVHPDTSDRADATKQFQALQEAYETLNDARRRALYDAALPDQARPAARLGLRVLTSAAALPAIPEPQSLCVLVEIQSAANLPARPPINLCFVLDHSLSMDGERLQHAQQAAIYVIDQLSPEDTVSVVAFSDRAHVVIDGDRSATRSLARERVRAIHASGGTELLHGLKAGLAQVQQWRDARTADHIILLTDGNTYGDEAGCLEAATLAAGEKIGLTLFGLGTEWNDTLLEEMASRSGGYCTLVSSPAKLPEIFQQRFADLTGMVARDVQLTVNAHASVKIQSIFRLTPDIARCAPTDTMVRLGPLDSTRPIRVMIETLVAAEAAHAPALRALRLRITSDAVGAARARGERDQVDADVSVQVTTEAVVPAVPHEIEELMARLALFKVQEKAIADAERGDAVRATARLKSLATHLMNFGEVELARAALLEAGELSRNGRLSAEGRMRIRFGTRGLTHSIPPDPPDPQQP
- a CDS encoding serine/threonine-protein phosphatase, whose product is MFDFLFNRAKKETITMDDIQGIDGPAVVGSGTAPVAPPEPLRRPWARIGSLSDLGCQREINEDALVTLVVDFEQDNRRQSIGAFIVADGMGGHDRGELASQTAARTVLDELMRRLVAPAMNGQPAGGPLGDAMQSAVLAAHDRVRNELPGSGTTLTAALAIEDMLAIAHVGDSRAYICRDGVVTQATRDHSFVARLVEMGQATPEEAAVDPRRNFLLRAVGQADDLEVDFEFEPFPPGSRLLICSDGLWGHVEPGDLERILRESDDPQTACQSLIDRANQGGGPDNITAVIVMRS